Genomic segment of Chloroflexota bacterium:
CACGGGCGCTTTGATGCGATAGATCCACCGGATAATGGCATCTGCGGCGACGAACATCAGGATCAACGCCTGGATCACCGAGATGATGTCCACCGAAACCTGCGAGCGGAACTGCATCTGGGTCGCCCCGCTACGCATGGCCCCGAACAAGAACGCTCCCAACACCACGCCCAGCGGGTGGTTCCTCCCCAACAGAGCGATCGCGATGGAATCAAAGCCGTACCCCACGCTGAACCCCAGCGCGTGGTAGTAGTTGACCCCGGAGACCTCGACGGCGCCCGCCAGCCCGGCCAACAAGCCGCTCAGGGCCATGCTCAATACCACCACACGGCCCACCCGGATGCCCGCATATCGGGCAGCCTCGGGATTCGCTCCCACCGTGCGGATCTCAAAGCCCACCGTCGTCTTCCACAGAAGCCAGTACACCAGCGCGGCCACGGCCAACGCCAATACCGTCCCCCAATGCAATCGATAATCCGCAAAAATGCGGGGGATACGAGCGGACACGGCGATCTTCTGCGTTTGGGAGATGACGTTCAGGGGATTCGGGTCCCGCATGGGCCCACCCAACAGCCAACCACTGAGCAACAAAGCCAGATAATTCATCA
This window contains:
- a CDS encoding ABC transporter permease, producing the protein MNYLALLLSGWLLGGPMRDPNPLNVISQTQKIAVSARIPRIFADYRLHWGTVLALAVAALVYWLLWKTTVGFEIRTVGANPEAARYAGIRVGRVVVLSMALSGLLAGLAGAVEVSGVNYYHALGFSVGYGFDSIAIALLGRNHPLGVVLGAFLFGAMRSGATQMQFRSQVSVDIISVIQALILMFVAADAIIRWIYRIKAPVEAEELVLTRGWGG